The Phyllopteryx taeniolatus isolate TA_2022b chromosome 13, UOR_Ptae_1.2, whole genome shotgun sequence nucleotide sequence ACGCCCATGGCCACCACGTTCTCAAAGAGCCAGAAGAAAGGTCGCTCTTCCCCCGTCTTGGGCCGAGCCTCGTGCAGCAGCCTGTAGAACTCGAAGAACAGGCGGCCCGTGCCCTCTTTTTGCGGCACGCGCCACACAGACATCAACCGCAACGCACCTTAGCGACCTAGCAAAACCAAAATGAAAAACCAAAGTGTTCCACCCACCGTAAAGGCCTTTCCTTGCAGGGTTGACTATGGAGAGGTCGTTGCACGGACTGCCACCTATGACCAGATCAAAAGGACCCCACTCTTGGAGCTGCATAGATACGAAAGACGCACAGCAGATAACTTACAGCAGCACGCGTGGACACCAGATAATTTCGGAtaaaaaaggcaaggtcaaaaacaaaatatatacagaaTAGTGATAccggtcaactgtatcaaagaCTTGATCAATGAATATAGACCGCTATTAGACATGATCCGCTGCCACAAGCCAATATTTTGAATCATGAAAACTGACACTCAGCCTTAAAGGTCAACGACAACCCCAattattccaatgaagttgggatgttgtgttaaacataaataaaaacagaatacaatgatttgcaaatcatgttccacctatatttaattgaatacactacaaagacgagatagttaatgttcaaactggtaaacttgattgtttttagcaaataatcatgaacttagaattttatggccgcaacacgttccaaaaaagctgggacagggtcatgtttaccactgtgttacatcaccttttcttttaacaacattcaataaacgtttgggaactgaggacactaattgttgcagctttgtaggtggaattctttccctttcttgctcgatgtacagcttcagcagttcaacagtccgggatctctgctgttgtattttacgctttataatgcgccgcacattttcaatgggagacaggtctggactgcaggcaggccagtctagtacccgcactcttttcctaccaagccacgctgttgtaacatgtgcagaatgtgtttggcattgtcttgctgaaataagcaggggtgtccgtgaaaaagacgttgcttggatggcagcatctgtttctccaaaacctgtatgtacctttgagcattaatggtgccttcacagatgtgtaagttacccatgccattggcactaacacagccccataccatcacagatgctggcttttgaactttgcgtccatagcagtccggatggttcttttcctctttggcccggaggacacgacgtccacaatttccaaaaagaattttgctttgcttgtgaatgactgagcaattcagggaagctccgtttctccccaatcatggcacccacctgttcccaatgagcctgttcacctgtgggatgttccaaacacgtgtttgatgagcattcctcaactttctcagtattttttgttccagcttttttggaacatgttgcagccatcaaattctaagttaatgattatttgctaaaaacaatcaagttgatcagtttgaacatgaaatatcttgtctttgtagtgtattcaattcaatataggttgaacatgatttgcaaatcattgtattctgttttgatttatgtttcacacaatgtcccaacttcattggaattggggttatacatTCAATAATGGGTTGAACTCACGTGTTTGCGCGTGACGCTCCTGACGTCGCCCACGTACATGATGCGGCCCTGATGGCGGACGAGCCCCACCGTGATGGAGTCCTCGCACACCTCCGAGGCCACGTAGCGCTCCACCTGGATGCCCAGCTCGCGCAAGACCAGCAGCCCTGCGACGCACCGAGGCCCCACAGTGGTTACGCGCCAGAAAAAACAGCGCTCAAATGCTGGCGGCTCCTCAATAAATGGGACATTGTGTGAGAAGGGACAGAAGGACAAAcgagaaaacaaaaagcaataacaaaaagCAATAGCATTCACACCTGCCGCGGGTATGCAGTTTAGTAGGGGACAAAAAGAAAGGAGACAACAAAAAGCAATCACAAAAGGCAACAAAAAGATAAGAAAAAGCACTAACAGCATTTGAGAAGCGTCTTACCCGTTGCGATGCCGTCAAATAGCGACAGGACTCGGATCGGCTTCCTCTTCTCCGGCCCGATCGGCGGGTAAAGTTTTGCCGGTTGCTGTGGCGCAATGCGGAGAACACAAAACCATTACCGCAAGCTCAAGGCAGCAAATGGCATTATTACTTTCAAATCGTTGACGTGCAAGGTAGCGGATACCAAAGATTTTGAATGCCATTTCATATCATATCATCCCGTTGCCTAATGTCACAAAACTCGAGACCACAATTTGAAGGTTTTGTTCTCGCCTCGGACTggactcccaaaagtcttggtctcggACTGGCCGAAATCTGGACTTTCCCTTCGAGACCGGTAAAGACGCTAATCGGCTATTCTTTGACTTCTTTCATGTGATAATAAggagaaacacaaacaaatacctTCAATAAATGTGTCAGTAACCCACCGCGCCCGTAACGACTGCGGACACAAGCGGAAGGGAAAAGTGCCAAACATAAGTACAAAACTGAGCAAGACGTCCTCTGAATTCTGCGGTCTTCAACTCCCTCGAGCGACGGCGACAAACTCAGTGATGCCCGCGGAATCAAATCCGTCAATCCATCGCAATGTGACAGAAGTAAGCCATtactgtgtgcgcgcgtgccaCTTACGAAATCCTGATCGTGGTTGTTAGCGAAGAAACGCTGCAGGCGGCAGGTCCAGTTGGGGCGACGTTCCAGGAGGCCGTAGGCCCCCTTTGGGCCGCCGCACATGAAGCAGTTCCACGGGTCCTCCTTGATGGCGGCGTGGGCGGCACCCTGGCCCACCAGGAGGTCTACGCACGCCACGCAAAAGCACCTGAGGCAGACACGCGCTTGAATTCGTGACGCCACCGGACGGCATTAAACATCGAAGCCgttgaataatgtcatttgacAAACGCACGCAAGGGTTGGAATCATGTCATTTGAGATTATACCATCCTTACATCCATCCCCCGCAATGGCACAAACGTACGCCGTTAGTGGAACATCTTGGTGCCACGGAACTATGTTGAGGGGAGGACCTTCACTTAGTCAAACCGCAGCCTTGTCtaatccaaaaaaaaagtgcttatgGTATCCAGAGACAATTTGAAAACTATATGGGTGGGCGTTATTGACTTTCAGATTGTCGCTGTGCAATTTGACAAAGGACATGGCAGTAAGCCACAATTTACCGGCAGCAGTTGTTGTTCCCGCACATGAGCACCTCCCGTCCGCCGCAGCAGATGGTGCAGTACGACTGGTAGCCGTCGTCGTCGTACTGATAGGCGCACTCCAGGAAGCAGTTCTGAAAATACAACGTGGGAACATGGAGTGTGGCTACTAAACGCTGCGGGTTTTTCAAGCCGAGTCCCGCGCTGGACTACCTTGCAGCCCTGGCACATTCCTCCTGCAAACAGCGGATGCTCCAGACTAACGTTCAGACTTCCGCAGGAGATGCAGATGTCTGCGTGGAAAGTTGATTGACGTTGTCACAAAGCACATAGACTCTCGGATGTGGCGACAGCCATGACTTACCCTCGATGCTTCGGCACTTTTGTCTCACTTCGTAGATGAGTTGCTCTGAAACGGCAACACAGCTTACTCTCGATCAACTGAATTATGTTCAATTTCACGCATGGGTCTTATAGACTTAGAGTTTTGATTTGGGGGAATTCCCGAGTAATCACTGGATCAGACGACAGGACTCGCAGGCAATTTCCCAGACTaaacttcttgttgtgtgaCATAATTAACAACCGTCAGTTTGGCCCGacgatgccaaaatgaaaagtcaagCATGTTtgatcttccgtgtagtgtgacatactCTCATATACTCTGACATAGCACCTTgacgtaaaaaataaatacattttcaccaggatacaaaTGATTGCAAAGAGTGATGAATTTTTCGGAATATTGTGCGGCCCCCAAAAAGGCGGTcagaaaaatcatttcaaaaagacTAATAAAAGTTCACGTGAGTCGGGAGCAATAGAGGCTCTAGAAGGTATCCCTGCGGTACACCACAGGAATCACACCCGATCCGTGCCGATTTGCATGAAACACAAGGGTCTTACCTCGCGTTCCTTCGTCGATGATGTCCTTGACCCTGGGTTTCTCTTGGTTGCTCTTTCGTGGCTTCTTAGCGGGTGGTGGCGGCGGCGTGTAGGCGGCGGCTTCGGGCTCCACCCACATCTCCGGGTAGACCTCCTTGTATGGGTTGCGCTCCTCTGCAGGTTTTAACAAAGAGCAGAGCATTATTCATTTGGAGTTAGCCTTaagccaggcttgaaaccctaaccggaAACACTAGCCTTGGCTTGAAAACCTAACCTTGGTTAACTCTTAACCTTGGTTTCAAACACTGGTTTGAAACTCTAATCTTTGTTTGAAAACCtaatcctggcttgaaaccttaattatCAAACCCAAAGCTTTGTTCGAAACTCTAAGCAAGGCTTGAAAACTTCCtctgaaacactaaccctggcttgaaacataacccttgtttgaaactctAACTTAGCATTGAAGCACTCATTTGAAATCCCAAACTTGGATTTCCTAATTGGAAACCCTAATCTTTGTTTGAatccctaacccaggcttgaaagcTTCAAAAGCACGGTTTTGTCTTCTTGTGCTTACCCTCCGGTGGCTCCAGGCCTTTGGGTCCAGTAGGCTGAAAGCCGGCCATAGCCCACTGGATGATCTCCTTGGTGAGGAGTTCCACAGATTTGGAGGTTTCAGTGCGGTCGCTGTCTGGACGGAGCCCAAAGGTTTTGCCTGCCCGGCTGCTGGCAACCTGGGATCACAGTTCAAAACATTGTGGAGCATGCTGCTTTCAACAATTTGACACATTTGAGATGAAGATGAAATGAACTCAAccccctaaccctggcttgaaccCCTGTTTTGAAAGTCTAACATTGGTTTGAAACCCggacccaggcttgaaaccctaactcgaAGCCACAACCCCGGTTTCAAGTTCTAATTTGAAAGCCTATCCTTGATTTGAAAGCTTAACCTATGCCtgaaaccctaaattgaaatGCTAACCCAAGTTTGAAACCCTGAAGTTTGTTTGAAAACGTGACCTACAAGTCCTGGCCTTGACTTCAAActctaaccctggtttgaaacccaaactgaTAACCCTATCTCTCGTTTGAAATCgcaacccaggcttgaaactctGACCTTGGtctgaaaccctcatttgaaactgtATCCCATACCAGGCTGGACATTACATAATTGTAATTGTTGACAATGTTGCACCTGCACACGGCTTTAGGCTCTTACCTGTAGCACCTCGTAGATTGCTTTTTTGTACATAGGCTGCTTATTATAGGTTGGTTGGTGAAAGGCATTGTTGAAGCAACTTATGGGCAGGAGTTTCTCAACACAAACctgaaaaagaacagaaaatggTGACACTTTTCGGTCACGACTTAAAACTCGATCAAAATCCAATCTCAAATCGGGACGTCAAGGAAACAGTCACCACTGAGAATTTGCCGTCCCCGAACCACATGACCCATCTGGTCCCCTCGGCAGCTCTGCTCCGTCCCGTCATCCACCAGGACACGATGCGTCCCGGCCACCACGAGAAGCCTCGCAGCTTCCCCCAGACCAGGTCGCCGATGCCAAAACCGCGACCGTCCTACAAATGCCACATGACAGCATTTAGTCGCTCAGAAATCCAAATCCCGGTTTTTGTGTCTGCTCACACTACGAGAGGGTTTTCGGCGCCACCATTTCTGCAATTTGTTTGCTTTGAATCGTGATATCTGTAACCCAGAAAATGGGATGTTCGGTCCCCCACTTACGGGGTTCACGTATCTGCCCTTTCTGGAaatcattccctttaaatgacGGTTTTTGTAACCCGTAAAACGGGATCTTCGGTCCCCCTATGTGAGGGTTTTTGTATCTGCCGTTTCTAGAAATGATTAACTTTGAGTCCCGTTCTTGTATTCCACGGAAGATGTTGTATTGCCATCCAACAGGGATTTTGTACCTGCCATTTCTAGAAATGATAAGTCAGGTTCTTGTAACCTGcaaaaccagatgtctgtgtcTGTTCCACAGGGTTTTGGTATTCGCTGTTTCTGGAACTCATTCACTTCAAAAGCCGTTTTTCGTACCCCGTAGGATAGGATGTCTGCTCACCCTACGGCAGGGATTTTGCATCTGCCGTTGTGTGTAATCCAGGTTCTGGAACCCCAGAAAACCAGATGTCTGGTCACTGTTTGGCAGTGTTTTTGGAGTCACAATTTCTGGAACTCATTCACTTCAAATCCCTGTTTGTGTACCCCAGAGAACAGGATGTCTGGTCCCCTTATGGCAGGGTTTTTGCAGCTGCCATTTCTGGAAGTGGTTCTTCAAATTCGATTTTTCGTGCCCCAGAAAAATCACGTGGTCTTAAATTCGCAATAAAACCGCTGGAGAAGTTTGTCATCTCGCTACCTCATACTCGGGTTctgtgtctgcagccttggGGGAGGTCTTGTCTCCACCTGCGATGGCGACGGGCTCCGGGGTGGTGGCCACAGTAGGCGAGGCCGGGTCGgtaggctgctgctgctgctgctgttgcggCAAAGACGGAGATGGCGATGGCGGCGGACGCCGAGGTGGACACGGAGGCTGGCGTTGCTGCGGCGGAGGCCCTTTAGAAGCTGGCAGACGCTGACTGCACAAAATCTCGTGTTCTGGTTTCTCGGTTTCCTTGCCTGGGTCCGGATCCGTTATGGCGTTCATGGCTGACATCAGTTTGGCCTTTTTCTCCGCCTGGAACACAGAGATGACCACTGATGAGGATTACGCCTACATGGAACCCTAATctgaaaccccaacccttgtttcaaaccctaaccttgtcttgaaaccctcatttcaaATAGTAACGCTTGTTTAAACCCCTTATTTCAAACACTGATGCTGTTTTCaaacctgatttttttttttttttaaccataaccCTTTGTGTacaacccaggcttgaaaccctaacccttgttagAAACCTTAACTCAGGCTtgaaaaccttaatttgaaacaatAACCTTGGCTTTAAACGCTCATTTAAGACCAAACTCTTATTTTAAAACTCAACCCaagcttgaaaccctcattttaaaCCATaagccaggcttgaaaccccaatATGAAACGCTAACcaaggcttgaaaccttaatttgaaaccctacacaGAAAGCCTACCCTTGTTAGAAACCGTAACTCAggcttaaaatattcatttgaaaccctaaccttggctttaaaccctcatttaaattaaatcaattaaaaccCAACCCTTATTTTAAACCTTAACCCGGCCTTGAAACCATATCCCAGGGTTCAAGCCACAATGGGAAACCCGAACCCAGGCCTGAAACCTTCATTGGAAACCCTCActgtggcttgaaaccctacacGCAAAGCCTTACTCTTGTTTGAAACAacaacccaggcttgaaaccttcatttgaGACTCTAGCCGTGGTGTCAAACACTCATTTAAAACCTTAATCCTTATTAAAAACCCTAACTCAGCcttaaaaccctcatttgaaaccataaGACAGGCgtaaaaccccaatttgaaaccctaaaccaggcTTGAAATCCAAACTTTAAACCCTCACCATGAactgaaaccctactttgaaagacTTTCCCTCGTTTAAAACCTttacccaggcttgaaaccctaatttaaaaccctaacccgtGTTTtaaaccttcatttgaaacgCTAAGCCTTGTTTTAAAACCTCATTTGGAACCCACCCTCTTGTCCGAAACCCGACTCCGCAGTGTCGCAAGTTGCCGTGCATGCACGTCCGACAAAGCTCAGAAAGGCTCGAGGGGGACGGGGGGAACGCCCCCTCCCCTCGCCGCTGCCCTGTAAACAATAGGCCCTCTAAGGGTTGGGCGTGGAGTAGAAACATATGCTGTTCAATCAAGAGGCTGTTGCCGCTTTATAAATATCTGCACCGGCTTGGCGGCTCCAAAGCCTCGGGGCCCGCATGTTGCTGCTCACCGGGCCCGTCGGCGCACTGGGGCCCCGTGTGCCGCTCCGGCTCCCGCAACATATGCCCTCGAGTCTTCGAATAGCTGCTGCGCAAAGCCTTGTGACGCCGGTGCTaatcgttagcccatctatgtcATTTTCCTTGTTGCGCTAGCACAGAGCAAATTGTCTTTGTTCTATGTTTAGTTGGGCAGTAAACGTCAATCGGGAGTGGCGGTAAACAACTTCATcttgaaaacaaataatcaatcagttaattaaataattggttgatttaTTGTTAAAGATTAGAAACAAttgagtaaaacaaaacaaacttctATATATATTGAAtgcttttttgttcatttatctattAAATACAATCCAATTGGCAAATTGATTTACTgccaataataaaattaaatatgagtaAAAGAAACCATTTTACATACTGTGTACATTTtgttcaaatccatccatcctgctcagtatattttattaaataactgATGTAttctaaataatacaaatatatattgctaatataaaaaatcaaatacacacactgtacatttaacatgattttgttaattttgtattcatttatatattaaataaaacaaattggtcaattcatttattgcaaacaaaaaaaaaggtatttgtaatttttcataGACTgagcaattattttcatttattttattaattggtCAATTAATTATACTGAAATTAattataaacaaaacatttatttatttttttttaaaatgagaatcaATGACTTTATGATGAAAAATCTCGAAGTTTGCCGACCCCTGGCCTGTAAGAAGCGCAGCTTTATCGTTTTCCGGCGTGTGTTCACTTGGGCTCTTCTCGAAAGAccaagcgggggggggggggacgagtAAAAGAGTTAAGACGCAGACGAGACACGATGAAGCCAGTCTCGATGCCTTCGGACGCTCGCCGTCGGGCACTCGCTTCGGATACCCCCGCCCATACTTCGGACCGCGCTGCAACGACGACACACCGCAGGCCGAGCGAGTCAAGTGGCTCAGAACCCGAACACCGGCTTCAAACCATAATTTCAAACTCGAACTCTTGTCTCCAATGCCTGATTTGAAATCTCAACCTTGGCTTtaaaccccattttgaaaccctaacccttgtttgaaacccgaaccctgtcgtgaaaccctaatttgaaaccataagccaggcttgaaaccctcatttgaaacactaacccaggCTTAaacccctaatttgaaaccctaacctttgtttCAAACATTAACCGaggctttgaaaccctaacctgagCTGAAACTCTAATTGAACGCTCTAACCCTGATTTCAAATTCTAATACAAATCCGTAGTCCTTGCTTGAAACCGTTATTTGGTTAAAATGctcatttcaaaccctaaatctgcctcgaaaccctaaccctatcttaAAACTCTAATTAAAAACCCTTACTCTGtcctgaaaccctaatttccatgccttgtttgaaaccttatCCCAGGCTTCGAAGCCCTTATTTTGATACCCTAAACCTGACTTGAAACTCGAATTTTGCTTGAAACGCTAATTTAAAACCCCAACCCGATCTTGACTCCCTAAGTCCGTCTTGAGACGCTCATTTGAACCCCTGACCCTTGTTTGAACCCCTAATTTGGACGAAGCACCGAGTTTCGTCTCGAGCAGAGAACGAAGACGAGTTCCTAATCTGACTCGGGTTCGCTCCGATACGCCGGCGAGGCCCCAAAGGGTGACCGAGTGCATTCGAAGGCGGGGAAAATCCCTCCGAAACGACCAAACGCGACCGCGTCGCTTCTCTGAAAATTGAAAAAGCCGCAGCGGCAGGAAGACGAAACGGCTCGCGCGGCACGCGATGCGACAGCCGCACAGAAAAGGGGAAGTTTGACCTTTGCGGGCTCTGCAGCGCAACAGGCGGGTGCACTTTTGTCAGCTCTGCACAGCTTAGCACATAGCTTAGCTTCGGGGGGCTAAAAGTGGCAAACGATGCATTCGAGGCGCTcaagaaaacacaaatgtaaGCATATTCAGCATTGTGGTGAAACGTCAGGACAAACCTCAAATCCACCACAACTTTCACAGGCGAACCTAATTTGACCTACACAAAACTTTGGAATGCACGTGTCCAACTGTTCCGTACTTTTTTGCAAAAGTTCACAACAGGTGCTTGATCCTTTATTTGTCGGCAACTATCCGCCGCGCGTTGAGTACCGCGATATGcggcaacagaaaaaaaaaaaagtgtccctCGATCGGGATTTCTATTGAACCGCAAAAACGTggtgcaattgtcaaggaagaagggaggAAATGGGCGAGAATAAGGAGAGACAAAGATTGAGCGTACCCGTATTTGATTGGATTAGTGCACGGGTTTTTCATCTCTTAGTAagtaaatccattttttttttttcaaatggtgAGTTTTTAAACCCACTCTAAAAACGAATTCAAGCTGAATTTGCAAAACAGAAGTCAAAAAGCAATCAAAAGTAACTCCGCTCCTCACTTTGCTTTCTAAATCACAAATATAGTTGCGTGTTATTGTCAAACACATCAAATCTTCCAGGTGGGTGTTGGTTACACTAAACGCCcggaaaacatttttggggcggTGTGAAAGCTCACGTGCATTTATTTGATTGGCTGTTGCATCTACGACGCTCACAGGAACAAAGTTGCCGactcgtgcaaaaaaaaaaaaaaaaaaaaaaaaaaaagtcgtttgTGCAGCGTCGCTCGCAGGACACGTTTTCATTCCATTGTGGTCTTCGGCTCCGGTGGAGACGAGAAACATTTACAACATTTCAAAAGTTGCAAGTAAGTCCCCGTACGATTCCAACAACTCAAGACCACAAGCCAAAACCTTTTGTTGTATCGTCGCCACGCCTGAAGACCTTGATACGATTTTCATTCATAGCCGCCATCCGCAGGAAGCGCGACCAAAAGAAATCCCTTTTCTCTCCTTCCGGCGGACTCCGGTGTGGATCTATTGCATGTGACCCGCACTACTACAACTTACTACTACTATACTACTACTATATTACACGGTGCGGCAGTGTTAACAGGAAATAAGTTTCAGCACGTATCAACCCTCACCcgcttgtgaaaaaaataaaataaataataataattccccaGCAACCAAACAACTGTGCGGAATCGTGCTCGCTCGCATTCTCCTTCTACCGggcagacaacaacaacaacaacaacaacaacaacaagtccTGTTTGGAAAATGGCTGAAGTGGAccagcatgcatgcacgctaacaaatcatgcaagtgCACATACCCGAACACGAGCCTCATAGTCCTGCCAGTGTggtgctttcttcttctttttcttttttaaaccccccccccccccaactcacTCACACATTTCTTTGTCTGGGAATTCAGGGTCAGGTGGTCGCCCGAACGCATTTGTGGTTGGCTGGAGAGGAGGTCGCGCGTGGCAGCGGGCCAGGAAGGAGGCTGTCTCGCGAGCGCTGCGCCTCGGGATTTGCGAAAGCTGCACTTTCGTGGCTGAGgatggggggaggggagggagagCCGCTGCAGCAGCAGGCGCGATTGAAggaggggggggagaaaaagaaaaaaaaaaaaagacaaaagtgcaaagagtgtgtgtgtgtgtgtgtcgccatGCGGGCCATGCAGCGGCATCCTGGTGCCCAAAAACTCGCTCAAGGCATTTTTAAaccttgtgccccccccccctcaaatgtCCAAAAGTTACGACTGACCTTTCGGACAGCTTTGTGgccaaaatgcacacaaacgAACTGCTACAAAAGCTTGATGCAGCGCAGTCTTGACGTTTTCCTCATCTTCTTATGTTACAGCCGCATTCTAAAATGgaatcaaatgtttttcctcaaGTCTACAAAAAAACGCCTCCATGGAGAAaaatttaatttgattattattattttattttattttattgcaaattTACTACAAAGCACATGTCCACCTTTATCTGGCAAAGTCGCATATTctacataaattttttttttaaaaaaaatcacgacACGCCAactaatgtcacaaaaaggatATAGAGTGCAGTAATCTGGTggttaaatttaaagttttgAAAGTTAACCGTATTGCTTTGGcacatcttggtgtcaaggaaggatgttgttgaagtgagttgaagagttTCAGTTAGACATTAGTGCTTTGCCGACATCTGGtgacatctataggcaattataaagcTTTTTAGTTGAATTCCATGCtcataacacaaaacacttgtatctcaaatcatctttccccattgcaATGAATGGGGAacgccattaatctgttccagcgccacaa carries:
- the LOC133487615 gene encoding DNA (cytosine-5)-methyltransferase 3A-like isoform X1 gives rise to the protein MPSNAIVAAFKGSESTGSRMMPATVPHSECKNKCAMVCCFGGQGDNATTTTADAEPVTDEANNISIHGKPARKRKHVTTESGGPFQDGVRSRPAGALAALRNGDAGRTPDARFPKPQRREAENRIVRERSSSFSFSSSSSSRRPEDGVRGPSPGETDDRTAPHKKRGRRKLERPTKYVEHAEEDDSEAVKSEGDRARLRGGLGGEIGLRQRPVPRITFQAGDPYYISKRTREEWLAKWKMEAEKKAKLMSAMNAITDPDPGKETEKPEHEILCSQRLPASKGPPPQQRQPPCPPRRPPPSPSPSLPQQQQQQQPTDPASPTVATTPEPVAIAGGDKTSPKAADTEPEYEDGRGFGIGDLVWGKLRGFSWWPGRIVSWWMTGRSRAAEGTRWVMWFGDGKFSVVCVEKLLPISCFNNAFHQPTYNKQPMYKKAIYEVLQVASSRAGKTFGLRPDSDRTETSKSVELLTKEIIQWAMAGFQPTGPKGLEPPEEERNPYKEVYPEMWVEPEAAAYTPPPPPAKKPRKSNQEKPRVKDIIDEGTREQLIYEVRQKCRSIEDICISCGSLNVSLEHPLFAGGMCQGCKNCFLECAYQYDDDGYQSYCTICCGGREVLMCGNNNCCRCFCVACVDLLVGQGAAHAAIKEDPWNCFMCGGPKGAYGLLERRPNWTCRLQRFFANNHDQDFQPAKLYPPIGPEKRKPIRVLSLFDGIATGLLVLRELGIQVERYVASEVCEDSITVGLVRHQGRIMYVGDVRSVTRKHLQEWGPFDLVIGGSPCNDLSIVNPARKGLYEGTGRLFFEFYRLLHEARPKTGEERPFFWLFENVVAMGVSDKRDISRFLECNPVMIDAKEVSAAHRARYFWGNLPGMNRSVGEWPLTAMCNDKLDLQDCLEHGRTAKFDKVRTITTRSNSIKQGKDQHFPVFMNEKEDILWCTEMERIFGFPVHYTDVSNMSRLARQRLLGRSWSVPVIRHLFAPLKDYFACV
- the LOC133487615 gene encoding DNA (cytosine-5)-methyltransferase 3A-like isoform X3 encodes the protein MPSNAIVAAFKGSESTGSRMGDNATTTTADAEPVTDEANNISIHGKPARKRKHVTTESGGPFQDGVRSRPAGALAALRNGDAGRTPDARFPKPQRREAENRIVRERSSSFSFSSSSSSRRPEDGVRGPSPGETDDRTAPHKKRGRRKLERPTKYVEHAEEDDSEAVKSEGDRARLRGGLGGEIGLRQRPVPRITFQAGDPYYISKRTREEWLAKWKMEAEKKAKLMSAMNAITDPDPGKETEKPEHEILCSQRLPASKGPPPQQRQPPCPPRRPPPSPSPSLPQQQQQQQPTDPASPTVATTPEPVAIAGGDKTSPKAADTEPEYEDGRGFGIGDLVWGKLRGFSWWPGRIVSWWMTGRSRAAEGTRWVMWFGDGKFSVVCVEKLLPISCFNNAFHQPTYNKQPMYKKAIYEVLQVASSRAGKTFGLRPDSDRTETSKSVELLTKEIIQWAMAGFQPTGPKGLEPPEEERNPYKEVYPEMWVEPEAAAYTPPPPPAKKPRKSNQEKPRVKDIIDEGTREQLIYEVRQKCRSIEDICISCGSLNVSLEHPLFAGGMCQGCKNCFLECAYQYDDDGYQSYCTICCGGREVLMCGNNNCCRCFCVACVDLLVGQGAAHAAIKEDPWNCFMCGGPKGAYGLLERRPNWTCRLQRFFANNHDQDFQPAKLYPPIGPEKRKPIRVLSLFDGIATGLLVLRELGIQVERYVASEVCEDSITVGLVRHQGRIMYVGDVRSVTRKHLQEWGPFDLVIGGSPCNDLSIVNPARKGLYEGTGRLFFEFYRLLHEARPKTGEERPFFWLFENVVAMGVSDKRDISRFLECNPVMIDAKEVSAAHRARYFWGNLPGMNRSVGEWPLTAMCNDKLDLQDCLEHGRTAKFDKVRTITTRSNSIKQGKDQHFPVFMNEKEDILWCTEMERIFGFPVHYTDVSNMSRLARQRLLGRSWSVPVIRHLFAPLKDYFACV